Proteins encoded together in one Variovorax paradoxus EPS window:
- a CDS encoding Lrp/AsnC family transcriptional regulator translates to MNIDKKDRLILEALQTDARQSLAALGKRIGLSQPAMSERVRKLEDAGVIEGYGARVSLRALGVGLQAIIRIETTHAGIAKYLKLFDAMPEVLSADRVTGEDCFFVRCAIAEPADLQRVVDALAVDGAVTTSLVLSSPVNKHVTVHAAKPPRK, encoded by the coding sequence ATGAACATCGACAAGAAGGACCGCCTGATTCTCGAAGCCCTGCAGACCGATGCGCGCCAGAGCCTGGCCGCGCTGGGCAAGCGCATCGGCCTCTCGCAACCGGCGATGAGCGAGCGCGTGCGCAAGCTCGAGGATGCGGGGGTGATCGAAGGCTACGGCGCCCGCGTCAGCCTGCGGGCGCTGGGCGTGGGGCTGCAGGCCATCATCCGCATCGAGACCACGCATGCGGGCATCGCCAAATACCTGAAGCTGTTCGATGCCATGCCCGAGGTGCTGAGCGCCGACCGCGTGACCGGCGAAGACTGCTTCTTCGTGCGCTGCGCCATCGCCGAGCCGGCCGACCTGCAGCGCGTGGTCGACGCGCTGGCGGTGGACGGCGCGGTGACCACCTCGCTGGTGCTGTCCAGCCCCGTGAACAAGCACGTCACCGTGCATGCGGCAAAACCGCCGCGCAAGTAA
- a CDS encoding SDR family oxidoreductase, whose amino-acid sequence MFQPSLMSGQRILVTGGGTGLGRAMAERFLGLGADIAICGRRQSVCEETAAEWRQQFPGRRIDTFGVDIRIAQQVDEMVESLFQSGGLTGLINNAAGNFVAPTESLSPRAFDAIANIVFHGSFYVTQAVGKRWVAEAKSGQWKQGDPFRSVMSIIVTWVDNGSPYVVPSAMSKAGIEVMTKSLAVEWARHGIRLNAVGPGEIPTEGMSKRLNPGEEPGARTKEMSPMGRTGRMSELQNIAAFLMAPGQCDWLTGQSIMMDGANALANGGNFYELRQWSDTDWKDARERIEAQNQKDKAQR is encoded by the coding sequence ATGTTCCAACCTTCCCTGATGAGCGGCCAGCGCATCCTCGTGACCGGCGGCGGCACCGGCCTCGGCCGCGCGATGGCCGAGCGCTTCCTCGGCTTGGGCGCCGACATCGCCATCTGCGGCCGGCGCCAGTCGGTCTGCGAGGAAACGGCGGCCGAGTGGCGCCAGCAGTTCCCGGGTCGTCGCATCGACACCTTCGGCGTCGACATCCGCATCGCGCAACAGGTCGACGAAATGGTCGAGAGCCTGTTCCAGAGTGGCGGCCTCACGGGGCTCATCAACAACGCGGCGGGCAACTTCGTCGCGCCGACCGAGAGCCTCTCGCCGCGCGCCTTCGATGCGATCGCGAACATCGTCTTCCACGGCAGCTTCTATGTGACGCAGGCGGTGGGCAAACGCTGGGTTGCTGAAGCCAAGTCGGGCCAATGGAAGCAGGGCGACCCCTTCCGCAGCGTGATGAGCATCATCGTGACCTGGGTCGACAACGGCAGCCCCTACGTCGTGCCCTCGGCGATGAGCAAGGCCGGCATCGAGGTGATGACCAAGTCGCTCGCGGTGGAGTGGGCGCGGCACGGCATCCGCCTGAACGCCGTGGGCCCCGGCGAGATTCCCACCGAAGGCATGAGCAAGCGCCTGAACCCCGGGGAGGAGCCGGGCGCGCGCACCAAGGAGATGAGCCCGATGGGCCGCACCGGCCGCATGAGCGAGCTGCAGAACATCGCCGCCTTCCTGATGGCCCCAGGCCAATGCGACTGGCTCACGGGCCAGAGCATCATGATGGACGGCGCCAACGCGCTGGCCAACGGCGGCAACTTCTACGAGTTGCGCCAGTGGAGCGACACCGACTGGAAGGATGCGCGCGAACGCATCGAGGCGCAGAACCAGAAGGACAAGGCGCAGCGCTGA